The Acidobacteriota bacterium DNA segment GCTTCTTCGGACACACGCTCAGCGGCGGCGGACTCGTCGTGCTGTACGTGGCGATCTACGCGGCGCTGCACGCCTACGACCTGATCGGGCCATCGACGGCGTTCACCGCGATGGTCGCCGTCACCCTGCTCGGCCTGTGGCTGGCCGATCGCCATCGCGTGGAGGTGCTCGGTGCGCTGGCGCTCGTCGGCGGCTTCGTCACGCCGGCGCTCGTCGGAGGAGGCCAAGACCGGCAGATCGTGCTCTTCCTCTACGGCGCGCTGCTCCTTGCGGGTGCGCTGGCGATGGTGGTGCGATACGCGTGGGCCGGCGTCGCGGTCCTGGCCTATGGATGTTCCGTGCTGCTGTCGATCGCATGGGCTGCCGCGCACTATCGAGCCGACGCCGGGCTTCGCACGCTCCTGCTCATCACCATCCACCTCGTGCTGCTGGCCGGCATGGTCGTCGCGTTGCGCCGTCGGCGCGGGGCGTCGGCGCTCGCCGTCCCCGCGTCGTGGGTGCTGCTCACGGCGCCGCTGCTGTACCACGCCGCCGCCCTGTGGCTCATCGGACGCTCGCAGGGCATCTTCCTGGTCTACCTGCTCGTTGCCACGGTGGCCGGACTGTCGGTGTCCTATCACGCCGGCTGGCGGTGGGCGCGCACCATCCTGCTCGCGCTCGTCGCCATCCCGTTCATCGACTGGATGGGCAGCCTCATCGCGCCACGGTGGTACACCGCGGCGTTGGTGGCCGCGATCGCGCTGTACCTGCTGCACCTGGCCGGACAGTGGCGCGACCTCAGCGACGATGACCCCGCGCTGCCGGTCCCTGTCGCCGAGTTCGTCCACACACACGTCACGGGTGTCTTCCTGCCCGTCGCGTTGTATGCGTTTCTCGACGACCACGCGGCGTGGTGGAACGCGCCGATGCTGGCCGCCGTCGCGGGATGGAACCTCGGCGTGGCGTCGGTGGTCCGCGCGCGCATGCCGATCCTCGCGTGGCAGTTCGTCGCGCTGGGGGCGACGACCGGCGCGGTGGCCATCAGCGAGTGGTTCGATGGTCCCGTCGTGGCGATTGGTTGGGCACTCGAGGGCGTGGCCGTCGGCTACGCCGCATTGCGCTCGGGGAATCGATGGCTGGAAGGCGGCGCGCTGGCACTGCTCGGGCTGAGTGCGCTTCGCCTGCTCGAAGCGCTCGGCGCGTCGATGCCCGTGGGCACGTGG contains these protein-coding regions:
- a CDS encoding DUF2339 domain-containing protein, which codes for MELLIGLVFLGASLAVAFVLPILSFLRSTRALRDADALAREVQVLRAEVAALRAGTTTAAPPSPADIAPEPVSTTAVGPGGPTLPTPAVADDAMAEAAVPPIADSATDSVVNHTADSIPEYAAVVEAEGVDAPAAVAAGRPMDGLEERIGARWLLYAGIGSLILGVSYFIKFAFDNGWVSEPLRVAIGLAAGGALIGAGQRFVQRGLRFFGHTLSGGGLVVLYVAIYAALHAYDLIGPSTAFTAMVAVTLLGLWLADRHRVEVLGALALVGGFVTPALVGGGQDRQIVLFLYGALLLAGALAMVVRYAWAGVAVLAYGCSVLLSIAWAAAHYRADAGLRTLLLITIHLVLLAGMVVALRRRRGASALAVPASWVLLTAPLLYHAAALWLIGRSQGIFLVYLLVATVAGLSVSYHAGWRWARTILLALVAIPFIDWMGSLIAPRWYTAALVAAIALYLLHLAGQWRDLSDDDPALPVPVAEFVHTHVTGVFLPVALYAFLDDHAAWWNAPMLAAVAGWNLGVASVVRARMPILAWQFVALGATTGAVAISEWFDGPVVAIGWALEGVAVGYAALRSGNRWLEGGALALLGLSALRLLEALGASMPVGTWPIVNTRTLATVVVVGAMAWLAARARDIPTLFGGPWARHTLIVVANMLAIAWVSAEIIHVFAERALAASTADLPAGAARAELGQQVALSVAWALYAVGLVAAGFRSGYAPARYLAIALFGLTIVKVMTRDVAELDRVYQMLSVLGVGVLLVSASYLYQRMTRTPDV